The Magnolia sinica isolate HGM2019 chromosome 10, MsV1, whole genome shotgun sequence genome includes a window with the following:
- the LOC131257333 gene encoding uncharacterized protein LOC131257333, producing MCCFGKMCRLCTCLILLVILIGLLFGFGVFKHGFHKLSETLHECSGGNETSCSYHGGGRPFLGYGAPNPM from the coding sequence GAAGATGTGTAGGCTCTGCACTTGCTTGATTTTGTTGGTGATTCTGATCGGGCTCTTATTTGGGTTTGGAGTTTTCAAGCATGGATTTCACAAGCTGAGTGAGACGTTGCATGAATGCAGTGGTGGGAACGAGACTTCCTGTTCTTATCATGGTGGAGGGAGGCCGTTCTTGGGCTATGGAGCACCCAATCCTATGTAG
- the LOC131257866 gene encoding general transcription and DNA repair factor IIH subunit TFB1-1 isoform X4, whose protein sequence is MASAVNMRAKYKTSVKDPGIPGVLKMTEEKFIFTPNDPRSPIKLDVSFQFIKGHKFSKEGSKQALLNLTQEVGGYIFEFDKFPDRDICRDFVGKILGKLQANPPSSRQDTQVVSEKPSVPGHDEQLSTAEMERRMKLLREDSELQKLHKQFVIGGVLTEAEFWATRKNLLDADAHRTSKQQVGFKSAMLADVRPLTDGRTNKVTFSLTPEIIHQIFAERPAVHQAFLNFVPSKMTEKDFWTKYCRAEYLHRTRNSVAAAAEAAEDEELAVFLKHDDILANEARRKIRRVDPTLDMEADLGDDYLHLPDHGILRDGIKETAEAESELSKRTLLQDINRHAAVVLEGRTLDVELGDTRTVAEALARSKQELATETSDENTNQERLERVFRMTEIDDLQAPRDLPLAQLCIKDPREYFDSQQANALKALGNAGAGTRPINCSLSAEEAYSSLREQISEMRAVGLSDPVVKPEEALKVSNVLTQQLSSSTHYNLGKNPQESVLDRLPGKTKDELLHHWTSIQELLRHFWSSYPITTSYLYLKVSRLKDAMMQIYPKLQETKESVQSDFRHQVSLLVQPMLQALDAAFAHYDAESQKRSAKGGERPNGFT, encoded by the exons ATGGCATCGGCCGTTAACATGCGCGCCAAATACAAGACCTCCGTCAAAGACCCTGGGATTCCCGGAGTTCTCAAaatg ACAGAAGAAAAATTTATTTTCACTCCCAATGATCCCAGGTCACCCATCAAGCTTGATGTGAGTTTTCAATTCATTAAAG GTCACAAATTCAGCAAAGAGGGATCCAAACAAGCACTCTTAAATCTTACACAAGAG gttGGAGGTTACATTTTCGAGTTTGACAAGTTTCCTGATCGTGACATTTGTCGAGATTTTGTAG GTAAAATCCTTGGGAAGCTCCAGGCTAATCCACCATCATCCAGACAGGATACTCAAGTGGTTTCTGAGAAACCTTCCGTTCCAGGTCATGATGAACAACTCAGCACAGCAGAGATGGAGCGCCGGATGAAGCTGCTCCGAGAGGATAG TGAATTGCAGAAACTGCACAAGCAATTTGTcatcggtggtgtgttgacggaAGCTGAGTTTTGGGCCACAAGAAAG AATTTGCTTGATGCTGATGCCCATAGAACGTCAAAGCAACAAGTGGGTTTCAAAAGTGCTATGCTTGCTGATGTCAGGCCATTGACTGATGGTCGG ACCAATAAAGTCACATTCAGCTTGACTCCAGagatcattcatcag ATTTTTGCAGAACGACCAGCTGTGCATCAGGCATTTCTGAACTTTGTTCCTAGTAAG ATGACAGAAAAAGATTTCTGGACAAAATATTGTAGAGCAGAGTACCTCCACAGGACAAGAAATTCTGTGGCAGCTGCAGCAGAAGCAGCTGAAGATGAGGAGCTTGCTGTTTTCTTAAAGCATGATGATATTTTGGCCAATGAAGCTCGTCGCAAG ATCAGACGAGTCGATCCAACTCTAGACATGGAGGCTGATCTTGGGGATGATTACCTCCATCTTCCG GATCATGGAATTCTTCGTGATGGTATCAAGGAGACTGCCGAAGCAGAGAGTGAGCTATCAAAGAGGACCCTCTTACAAGATATTAACCGGCATGCAGCAGTCGTGCTTGAAGGGAGGACTTTAG ATGTGGAGCTGGGCGACACAAGGACTGTAGCAGAAGCTCTTGCAAGGTCCAAACAGG AGTTGGCTACCGAAACTTCAGATGAGAATACAAACCAGGAACGATTAGAGAGGGTTTTCCGGATGACTGAAATTGATGATCTGCAGGCTCCTCGTGACCTTCCGCTTGCACAGCTTTGTATCAAG GACCCGAGAGAGTACTTTGATTCTCAGCAAGCCAATGCACTGAAAGCTTTAGGGAATGCTGGTGCCGGAACAAGACCAATAAATTGCAGCCTGAGCGCTGAGGAAGCATATAGTTCTTTGAGGGAACAGATTTCTGAGATGAGAGCAGTTGGATTGAGTGATCCAGTCGTTAAACCTGAAGAGGCTCTTAAG GTTAGTAATGTCCTGACTCAGCAACTCTCAAGTAGTACACACTATAATCTTGGAAAGAATCCTCAAGAGAGTGTCCTTGATAGGTTACCTGGCAAAACTAAGGATGAACTTCTACAT CACTGGACATCAATTCAGGAGCTACTGCGACATTTCTGGTCATCATATCCAATCACAACATCATACCTTTATTTAAAG GTGAGCAGATTGAAGGATGCTATGATGCAGATCTATCCTAAGCTACAG GAGACAAAGGAATCTGTGCAATCGGATTTCCGGCATCAGGTTTCTCTGCTTGTTCAACCCATGCTTCAG GCTCTAGATGCAGCCTTTGCTCATTACGATGCGGAGTCGCAGAAAAGGTCTGCGAAGGGTGGCGAGAGACCAAATGGGTTTACTTAG
- the LOC131257866 gene encoding general transcription and DNA repair factor IIH subunit TFB1-1 isoform X3 gives MASAVNMRAKYKTSVKDPGIPGVLKMTEEKFIFTPNDPRSPIKLDVSFQFIKGHKFSKEGSKQALLNLTQEVGGYIFEFDKFPDRDICRDFVGKILGKLQANPPSSRQDTQVVSEKPSVPGHDEQLSTAEMERRMKLLREDSELQKLHKQFVIGGVLTEAEFWATRKNLLDADAHRTSKQQVGFKSAMLADVRPLTDGRTNKVTFSLTPEIIHQIFAERPAVHQAFLNFVPSKMTEKDFWTKYCRAEYLHRTRNSVAAAAEAAEDEELAVFLKHDDILANEARRKIRRVDPTLDMEADLGDDYLHLPDHGILRDGIKETAEAESELSKRTLLQDINRHAAVVLEGRTLDVELGDTRTVAEALARSKQAELATETSDENTNQERLERVFRMTEIDDLQAPRDLPLAQLCIKDPREYFDSQQANALKALGNAGAGTRPINCSLSAEEAYSSLREQISEMRAVGLSDPVVKPEEALKVSNVLTQQLSSSTHYNLGKNPQESVLDRLPGKTKDELLHHWTSIQELLRHFWSSYPITTSYLYLKVSRLKDAMMQIYPKLQETKESVQSDFRHQVSLLVQPMLQALDAAFAHYDAESQKRSAKGGERPNGFT, from the exons ATGGCATCGGCCGTTAACATGCGCGCCAAATACAAGACCTCCGTCAAAGACCCTGGGATTCCCGGAGTTCTCAAaatg ACAGAAGAAAAATTTATTTTCACTCCCAATGATCCCAGGTCACCCATCAAGCTTGATGTGAGTTTTCAATTCATTAAAG GTCACAAATTCAGCAAAGAGGGATCCAAACAAGCACTCTTAAATCTTACACAAGAG gttGGAGGTTACATTTTCGAGTTTGACAAGTTTCCTGATCGTGACATTTGTCGAGATTTTGTAG GTAAAATCCTTGGGAAGCTCCAGGCTAATCCACCATCATCCAGACAGGATACTCAAGTGGTTTCTGAGAAACCTTCCGTTCCAGGTCATGATGAACAACTCAGCACAGCAGAGATGGAGCGCCGGATGAAGCTGCTCCGAGAGGATAG TGAATTGCAGAAACTGCACAAGCAATTTGTcatcggtggtgtgttgacggaAGCTGAGTTTTGGGCCACAAGAAAG AATTTGCTTGATGCTGATGCCCATAGAACGTCAAAGCAACAAGTGGGTTTCAAAAGTGCTATGCTTGCTGATGTCAGGCCATTGACTGATGGTCGG ACCAATAAAGTCACATTCAGCTTGACTCCAGagatcattcatcag ATTTTTGCAGAACGACCAGCTGTGCATCAGGCATTTCTGAACTTTGTTCCTAGTAAG ATGACAGAAAAAGATTTCTGGACAAAATATTGTAGAGCAGAGTACCTCCACAGGACAAGAAATTCTGTGGCAGCTGCAGCAGAAGCAGCTGAAGATGAGGAGCTTGCTGTTTTCTTAAAGCATGATGATATTTTGGCCAATGAAGCTCGTCGCAAG ATCAGACGAGTCGATCCAACTCTAGACATGGAGGCTGATCTTGGGGATGATTACCTCCATCTTCCG GATCATGGAATTCTTCGTGATGGTATCAAGGAGACTGCCGAAGCAGAGAGTGAGCTATCAAAGAGGACCCTCTTACAAGATATTAACCGGCATGCAGCAGTCGTGCTTGAAGGGAGGACTTTAG ATGTGGAGCTGGGCGACACAAGGACTGTAGCAGAAGCTCTTGCAAGGTCCAAACAGG CAGAGTTGGCTACCGAAACTTCAGATGAGAATACAAACCAGGAACGATTAGAGAGGGTTTTCCGGATGACTGAAATTGATGATCTGCAGGCTCCTCGTGACCTTCCGCTTGCACAGCTTTGTATCAAG GACCCGAGAGAGTACTTTGATTCTCAGCAAGCCAATGCACTGAAAGCTTTAGGGAATGCTGGTGCCGGAACAAGACCAATAAATTGCAGCCTGAGCGCTGAGGAAGCATATAGTTCTTTGAGGGAACAGATTTCTGAGATGAGAGCAGTTGGATTGAGTGATCCAGTCGTTAAACCTGAAGAGGCTCTTAAG GTTAGTAATGTCCTGACTCAGCAACTCTCAAGTAGTACACACTATAATCTTGGAAAGAATCCTCAAGAGAGTGTCCTTGATAGGTTACCTGGCAAAACTAAGGATGAACTTCTACAT CACTGGACATCAATTCAGGAGCTACTGCGACATTTCTGGTCATCATATCCAATCACAACATCATACCTTTATTTAAAG GTGAGCAGATTGAAGGATGCTATGATGCAGATCTATCCTAAGCTACAG GAGACAAAGGAATCTGTGCAATCGGATTTCCGGCATCAGGTTTCTCTGCTTGTTCAACCCATGCTTCAG GCTCTAGATGCAGCCTTTGCTCATTACGATGCGGAGTCGCAGAAAAGGTCTGCGAAGGGTGGCGAGAGACCAAATGGGTTTACTTAG
- the LOC131257866 gene encoding general transcription and DNA repair factor IIH subunit TFB1-1 isoform X2, translated as MASAVNMRAKYKTSVKDPGIPGVLKMTEEKFIFTPNDPRSPIKLDVSFQFIKGHKFSKEGSKQALLNLTQEVGGYIFEFDKFPDRDICRDFVGKILGKLQANPPSSRQDTQVVSEKPSVPGHDEQLSTAEMERRMKLLREDSELQKLHKQFVIGGVLTEAEFWATRKNLLDADAHRTSKQQVGFKSAMLADVRPLTDGRTNKVTFSLTPEIIHQIFAERPAVHQAFLNFVPSKMTEKDFWTKYCRAEYLHRTRNSVAAAAEAAEDEELAVFLKHDDILANEARRKIRRVDPTLDMEADLGDDYLHLPDHGILRDGIKETAEAESELSKRTLLQDINRHAAVVLEGRTLDVELGDTRTVAEALARSKQELATETSDENTNQERLERVFRMTEIDDLQAPRDLPLAQLCIKDPREYFDSQQANALKALGNAGAGTRPINCSLSAEEAYSSLREQISEMRAVGLSDPVVKPEEALKVSNVLTQQLSSSTHYNLGKNPQESVLDRLPGKTKDELLHHWTSIQELLRHFWSSYPITTSYLYLKVSRLKDAMMQIYPKLQETKESVQSDFRHQVSLLVQPMLQVLGKAHHVSRNIQTCSQQVLPLLVTVFICS; from the exons ATGGCATCGGCCGTTAACATGCGCGCCAAATACAAGACCTCCGTCAAAGACCCTGGGATTCCCGGAGTTCTCAAaatg ACAGAAGAAAAATTTATTTTCACTCCCAATGATCCCAGGTCACCCATCAAGCTTGATGTGAGTTTTCAATTCATTAAAG GTCACAAATTCAGCAAAGAGGGATCCAAACAAGCACTCTTAAATCTTACACAAGAG gttGGAGGTTACATTTTCGAGTTTGACAAGTTTCCTGATCGTGACATTTGTCGAGATTTTGTAG GTAAAATCCTTGGGAAGCTCCAGGCTAATCCACCATCATCCAGACAGGATACTCAAGTGGTTTCTGAGAAACCTTCCGTTCCAGGTCATGATGAACAACTCAGCACAGCAGAGATGGAGCGCCGGATGAAGCTGCTCCGAGAGGATAG TGAATTGCAGAAACTGCACAAGCAATTTGTcatcggtggtgtgttgacggaAGCTGAGTTTTGGGCCACAAGAAAG AATTTGCTTGATGCTGATGCCCATAGAACGTCAAAGCAACAAGTGGGTTTCAAAAGTGCTATGCTTGCTGATGTCAGGCCATTGACTGATGGTCGG ACCAATAAAGTCACATTCAGCTTGACTCCAGagatcattcatcag ATTTTTGCAGAACGACCAGCTGTGCATCAGGCATTTCTGAACTTTGTTCCTAGTAAG ATGACAGAAAAAGATTTCTGGACAAAATATTGTAGAGCAGAGTACCTCCACAGGACAAGAAATTCTGTGGCAGCTGCAGCAGAAGCAGCTGAAGATGAGGAGCTTGCTGTTTTCTTAAAGCATGATGATATTTTGGCCAATGAAGCTCGTCGCAAG ATCAGACGAGTCGATCCAACTCTAGACATGGAGGCTGATCTTGGGGATGATTACCTCCATCTTCCG GATCATGGAATTCTTCGTGATGGTATCAAGGAGACTGCCGAAGCAGAGAGTGAGCTATCAAAGAGGACCCTCTTACAAGATATTAACCGGCATGCAGCAGTCGTGCTTGAAGGGAGGACTTTAG ATGTGGAGCTGGGCGACACAAGGACTGTAGCAGAAGCTCTTGCAAGGTCCAAACAGG AGTTGGCTACCGAAACTTCAGATGAGAATACAAACCAGGAACGATTAGAGAGGGTTTTCCGGATGACTGAAATTGATGATCTGCAGGCTCCTCGTGACCTTCCGCTTGCACAGCTTTGTATCAAG GACCCGAGAGAGTACTTTGATTCTCAGCAAGCCAATGCACTGAAAGCTTTAGGGAATGCTGGTGCCGGAACAAGACCAATAAATTGCAGCCTGAGCGCTGAGGAAGCATATAGTTCTTTGAGGGAACAGATTTCTGAGATGAGAGCAGTTGGATTGAGTGATCCAGTCGTTAAACCTGAAGAGGCTCTTAAG GTTAGTAATGTCCTGACTCAGCAACTCTCAAGTAGTACACACTATAATCTTGGAAAGAATCCTCAAGAGAGTGTCCTTGATAGGTTACCTGGCAAAACTAAGGATGAACTTCTACAT CACTGGACATCAATTCAGGAGCTACTGCGACATTTCTGGTCATCATATCCAATCACAACATCATACCTTTATTTAAAG GTGAGCAGATTGAAGGATGCTATGATGCAGATCTATCCTAAGCTACAG GAGACAAAGGAATCTGTGCAATCGGATTTCCGGCATCAGGTTTCTCTGCTTGTTCAACCCATGCTTCAG GTTTTGGGTAAAGCACACCACGTCAGCAGGAACATCCAAACATGCTCCCAACAAGTTTTGCCTTTATTGGTCACTGTCTTTATTTGttcttga
- the LOC131257866 gene encoding general transcription and DNA repair factor IIH subunit TFB1-1 isoform X5 gives MASAVNMRAKYKTSVKDPGIPGVLKMTEEKFIFTPNDPRSPIKLDVSFQFIKGHKFSKEGSKQALLNLTQEVGGYIFEFDKFPDRDICRDFVGKILGKLQANPPSSRQDTQVVSEKPSVPGHDEQLSTAEMERRMKLLREDSELQKLHKQFVIGGVLTEAEFWATRKNLLDADAHRTSKQQVGFKSAMLADVRPLTDGRTNKVTFSLTPEIIHQIFAERPAVHQAFLNFVPSKMTEKDFWTKYCRAEYLHRTRNSVAAAAEAAEDEELAVFLKHDDILANEARRKIRRVDPTLDMEADLGDDYLHLPDHGILRDGIKETAEAESELSKRTLLQDINRHAAVVLEGRTLDVELGDTRTVAEALARSKQAELATETSDENTNQERLERVFRMTEIDDLQAPRDLPLAQLCIKDPREYFDSQQANALKALGNAGAGTRPINCSLSAEEAYSSLREQISEMRAVGLSDPVVKPEEALKVSRLKDAMMQIYPKLQETKESVQSDFRHQVSLLVQPMLQVLGKAHHVSRNIQTCSQQVLPLLVTVFICS, from the exons ATGGCATCGGCCGTTAACATGCGCGCCAAATACAAGACCTCCGTCAAAGACCCTGGGATTCCCGGAGTTCTCAAaatg ACAGAAGAAAAATTTATTTTCACTCCCAATGATCCCAGGTCACCCATCAAGCTTGATGTGAGTTTTCAATTCATTAAAG GTCACAAATTCAGCAAAGAGGGATCCAAACAAGCACTCTTAAATCTTACACAAGAG gttGGAGGTTACATTTTCGAGTTTGACAAGTTTCCTGATCGTGACATTTGTCGAGATTTTGTAG GTAAAATCCTTGGGAAGCTCCAGGCTAATCCACCATCATCCAGACAGGATACTCAAGTGGTTTCTGAGAAACCTTCCGTTCCAGGTCATGATGAACAACTCAGCACAGCAGAGATGGAGCGCCGGATGAAGCTGCTCCGAGAGGATAG TGAATTGCAGAAACTGCACAAGCAATTTGTcatcggtggtgtgttgacggaAGCTGAGTTTTGGGCCACAAGAAAG AATTTGCTTGATGCTGATGCCCATAGAACGTCAAAGCAACAAGTGGGTTTCAAAAGTGCTATGCTTGCTGATGTCAGGCCATTGACTGATGGTCGG ACCAATAAAGTCACATTCAGCTTGACTCCAGagatcattcatcag ATTTTTGCAGAACGACCAGCTGTGCATCAGGCATTTCTGAACTTTGTTCCTAGTAAG ATGACAGAAAAAGATTTCTGGACAAAATATTGTAGAGCAGAGTACCTCCACAGGACAAGAAATTCTGTGGCAGCTGCAGCAGAAGCAGCTGAAGATGAGGAGCTTGCTGTTTTCTTAAAGCATGATGATATTTTGGCCAATGAAGCTCGTCGCAAG ATCAGACGAGTCGATCCAACTCTAGACATGGAGGCTGATCTTGGGGATGATTACCTCCATCTTCCG GATCATGGAATTCTTCGTGATGGTATCAAGGAGACTGCCGAAGCAGAGAGTGAGCTATCAAAGAGGACCCTCTTACAAGATATTAACCGGCATGCAGCAGTCGTGCTTGAAGGGAGGACTTTAG ATGTGGAGCTGGGCGACACAAGGACTGTAGCAGAAGCTCTTGCAAGGTCCAAACAGG CAGAGTTGGCTACCGAAACTTCAGATGAGAATACAAACCAGGAACGATTAGAGAGGGTTTTCCGGATGACTGAAATTGATGATCTGCAGGCTCCTCGTGACCTTCCGCTTGCACAGCTTTGTATCAAG GACCCGAGAGAGTACTTTGATTCTCAGCAAGCCAATGCACTGAAAGCTTTAGGGAATGCTGGTGCCGGAACAAGACCAATAAATTGCAGCCTGAGCGCTGAGGAAGCATATAGTTCTTTGAGGGAACAGATTTCTGAGATGAGAGCAGTTGGATTGAGTGATCCAGTCGTTAAACCTGAAGAGGCTCTTAAG GTGAGCAGATTGAAGGATGCTATGATGCAGATCTATCCTAAGCTACAG GAGACAAAGGAATCTGTGCAATCGGATTTCCGGCATCAGGTTTCTCTGCTTGTTCAACCCATGCTTCAG GTTTTGGGTAAAGCACACCACGTCAGCAGGAACATCCAAACATGCTCCCAACAAGTTTTGCCTTTATTGGTCACTGTCTTTATTTGttcttga
- the LOC131257866 gene encoding general transcription and DNA repair factor IIH subunit TFB1-1 isoform X1 — translation MASAVNMRAKYKTSVKDPGIPGVLKMTEEKFIFTPNDPRSPIKLDVSFQFIKGHKFSKEGSKQALLNLTQEVGGYIFEFDKFPDRDICRDFVGKILGKLQANPPSSRQDTQVVSEKPSVPGHDEQLSTAEMERRMKLLREDSELQKLHKQFVIGGVLTEAEFWATRKNLLDADAHRTSKQQVGFKSAMLADVRPLTDGRTNKVTFSLTPEIIHQIFAERPAVHQAFLNFVPSKMTEKDFWTKYCRAEYLHRTRNSVAAAAEAAEDEELAVFLKHDDILANEARRKIRRVDPTLDMEADLGDDYLHLPDHGILRDGIKETAEAESELSKRTLLQDINRHAAVVLEGRTLDVELGDTRTVAEALARSKQAELATETSDENTNQERLERVFRMTEIDDLQAPRDLPLAQLCIKDPREYFDSQQANALKALGNAGAGTRPINCSLSAEEAYSSLREQISEMRAVGLSDPVVKPEEALKVSNVLTQQLSSSTHYNLGKNPQESVLDRLPGKTKDELLHHWTSIQELLRHFWSSYPITTSYLYLKVSRLKDAMMQIYPKLQETKESVQSDFRHQVSLLVQPMLQVLGKAHHVSRNIQTCSQQVLPLLVTVFICS, via the exons ATGGCATCGGCCGTTAACATGCGCGCCAAATACAAGACCTCCGTCAAAGACCCTGGGATTCCCGGAGTTCTCAAaatg ACAGAAGAAAAATTTATTTTCACTCCCAATGATCCCAGGTCACCCATCAAGCTTGATGTGAGTTTTCAATTCATTAAAG GTCACAAATTCAGCAAAGAGGGATCCAAACAAGCACTCTTAAATCTTACACAAGAG gttGGAGGTTACATTTTCGAGTTTGACAAGTTTCCTGATCGTGACATTTGTCGAGATTTTGTAG GTAAAATCCTTGGGAAGCTCCAGGCTAATCCACCATCATCCAGACAGGATACTCAAGTGGTTTCTGAGAAACCTTCCGTTCCAGGTCATGATGAACAACTCAGCACAGCAGAGATGGAGCGCCGGATGAAGCTGCTCCGAGAGGATAG TGAATTGCAGAAACTGCACAAGCAATTTGTcatcggtggtgtgttgacggaAGCTGAGTTTTGGGCCACAAGAAAG AATTTGCTTGATGCTGATGCCCATAGAACGTCAAAGCAACAAGTGGGTTTCAAAAGTGCTATGCTTGCTGATGTCAGGCCATTGACTGATGGTCGG ACCAATAAAGTCACATTCAGCTTGACTCCAGagatcattcatcag ATTTTTGCAGAACGACCAGCTGTGCATCAGGCATTTCTGAACTTTGTTCCTAGTAAG ATGACAGAAAAAGATTTCTGGACAAAATATTGTAGAGCAGAGTACCTCCACAGGACAAGAAATTCTGTGGCAGCTGCAGCAGAAGCAGCTGAAGATGAGGAGCTTGCTGTTTTCTTAAAGCATGATGATATTTTGGCCAATGAAGCTCGTCGCAAG ATCAGACGAGTCGATCCAACTCTAGACATGGAGGCTGATCTTGGGGATGATTACCTCCATCTTCCG GATCATGGAATTCTTCGTGATGGTATCAAGGAGACTGCCGAAGCAGAGAGTGAGCTATCAAAGAGGACCCTCTTACAAGATATTAACCGGCATGCAGCAGTCGTGCTTGAAGGGAGGACTTTAG ATGTGGAGCTGGGCGACACAAGGACTGTAGCAGAAGCTCTTGCAAGGTCCAAACAGG CAGAGTTGGCTACCGAAACTTCAGATGAGAATACAAACCAGGAACGATTAGAGAGGGTTTTCCGGATGACTGAAATTGATGATCTGCAGGCTCCTCGTGACCTTCCGCTTGCACAGCTTTGTATCAAG GACCCGAGAGAGTACTTTGATTCTCAGCAAGCCAATGCACTGAAAGCTTTAGGGAATGCTGGTGCCGGAACAAGACCAATAAATTGCAGCCTGAGCGCTGAGGAAGCATATAGTTCTTTGAGGGAACAGATTTCTGAGATGAGAGCAGTTGGATTGAGTGATCCAGTCGTTAAACCTGAAGAGGCTCTTAAG GTTAGTAATGTCCTGACTCAGCAACTCTCAAGTAGTACACACTATAATCTTGGAAAGAATCCTCAAGAGAGTGTCCTTGATAGGTTACCTGGCAAAACTAAGGATGAACTTCTACAT CACTGGACATCAATTCAGGAGCTACTGCGACATTTCTGGTCATCATATCCAATCACAACATCATACCTTTATTTAAAG GTGAGCAGATTGAAGGATGCTATGATGCAGATCTATCCTAAGCTACAG GAGACAAAGGAATCTGTGCAATCGGATTTCCGGCATCAGGTTTCTCTGCTTGTTCAACCCATGCTTCAG GTTTTGGGTAAAGCACACCACGTCAGCAGGAACATCCAAACATGCTCCCAACAAGTTTTGCCTTTATTGGTCACTGTCTTTATTTGttcttga